Sequence from the Arvicola amphibius chromosome 3, mArvAmp1.2, whole genome shotgun sequence genome:
GCTAGAATAGATTCTCcaataaaaagaacatttcagGTCACTGATGTATACTCGTTTTACTCCAAGGAGAGCTAACAGAAGCCTTAGGCAGGTCTATTGCTCTATCAGTCGCTGTCACTGGGGCTGTGGGGATGTCTCTACAGTTTCTGctgcacaggcaggaggatccacaaaatccatgtaaaaagcaGGGCCTGGCGGTGTGTGTCTAAAACCTCAGGCTGGCTTAGACAGGCACATCTCTCAAGTTCATTTGGCCGGCCAGCCTAGTCAAACTGGTGAGCTTCAtatttagtgagagaccctgtcgaAAATagtggagagtgatggaggaaacATACttgatatcaacctctggcctccacattcacacacatgtgtacccttATAAGTACTtgaagcatgtacacacataaacaatcATGAAACAAGAGATACTTAAGGTGTGGGGGTCTCTGTGACCACTAAGGCCAACAGAGAGTAATGATCACATGATATAAGAAGGCTGTTCAGCTCAAGAGGACTCAGTAGCTGCTGTTGGTTCAAACTTTCAGAGTCTAAAACTGGGTACTTTGTTTTAGGCATATTTACACACAACAAAATTTGGAAAAAGTTTCCTGATGATAATTAGTTCAATCTTGCGTGCACAACAAAGCTTAAGACATGACTACATCAAAACTCTTAGTTATGTACAAGTGACGTTCTCTATAGGATAGGTCCTATAGGTTCTATAGATTAACCAGAGATACAGGCTCAAGAGAAGCTCACAATAAAGATCTAGGGAAGGATAGAGCTACAGATTGACCGAGACAATGCTCAAGATAAGGGTCTGCAGGAGCCACTGTGTCCTGGCCACACAGACAGCACAAAGTTGCCAGGCTATTTTctgttcccagccttctgggtggaacACAGGTTATACATCTCTTCTTTGAAGAGACAgctctgtgtgtttaacattcctgtttTCCCCAGTGCTTCTCTGTAAGCACAAGGACCTACACACCTCTTCCATTAAGGGATTTGATCTCATTGACTAAGAAGTCTCAACCATGGTTTAACTATGATAGGTGTAATAAAACTTGTTTAGTGTGCTTTGcgggggaggagaggcagaggaggatcaAATTCAGAACCTCGAACATGTTAGAGAAAGTCTCTACCAGATGATGAGTTTCATCTTCAGCCCTGGCATGCTCCCATCCCATAACCACAGAGGGTCTCACCAGatgggctggccttaaacttgatgCAAACTGCGGATGATCTGAGTTTCTGatttttctgcttccacctcctaagtgctgggattacaagcatgtgtcactcctgtttttttttttttcagagctgggattgaacccgaggcattgtgtttttatttctaatgtcCAGTCCCATCTCATCATAATTAAATTAGAACAGGGTGTGGAGTAATGGCTTTAGTGGTTTCCAAGATGACCCCCATGTAAAGGATTGAGTAACAAGCCACACTGAAGCACACCTAACCTCCAACTTCCTTATGAACAATGAAATCTCACTTTAGAATATGCAGTGtacatagctcagtgatagagttaAGTGAAAAAGATCCTAAATGAAATCCCCAGCACAGGGGACTAAACCCAGGACTTCAGGCATGTGAGGCATGAGACACTAAGATCTTTCTCCAGCCAAGATTCTTGTCCTCATGGAGCTTGCCAGGAGGATGAGATTCATGTGCTCCAGTTCCTAGTTTCTCTTATCCTATACAATGATAGAACTTATAACTTGAATTTCTTGTATGTACGTGtggtctggggattgaacctgcaGCTCAAGTATCCAAAGCATGTGATGTAACACTGAACCATGCTTCCAGGTCCTCCACTCCCCTTTCAACATGGTAATCTGCAACCTCATTAAAGATTTTTCTTGGGCCAAcaagacactcacacacaataagtgtaaaaaaaatatgaagcatTTATCATCTCTTGGGACTATCTTgtcatgtagtccaggatggcctcaagtTCCTTATTCTCTTGCATCAgcttcctgagttctaggattacaacTAGGCAACACTATGCCCTGGGCATTAAAGTGCTTCTGGGGCAGCTATGTGATACCTGTCATACCCAGTCATCTcaagtgctagggatggaacagCTGTACAGATGTTAGGCAAGTGTTCCTACTGCTGAACTATACCCTCAGCGCCTGCCTccccccttgttttttttttttttttttttttttttgagacatgatccgTAGGTCTCTGTAGCCTATGCTGGTCTCTGAGTAGCATAacgtcttcttttttttttttcttttggtttttcaaaacagggtttctctgtgtgaccctggctgtcctggaactgtctttgtaaaccaggctggcttcaaactcacaaacattcgcctgcctctgcctccctagtgctgggattaaaggccaccgccaccaccacctggtgcaTAAGGTTTTATATCAATCTTGTGTCTGCATCTTCACTGCAACCCCAATGGACCTCCACGAGGCTGTACTTTGTGGGATTTTCAGAACACTGATCTCTGTAACTGAGCCACTTGTTATTCTGACTCCTTGGGGCAAGCTGTCTGCTTTGGAGACATTGTATCCTGTTCGTCTAACAGTACTTACATAGGGAGGGTGTTTGCTGTTTTCTCTAATAAAGTCCTTACAGTTTATAAGAGATACAAGAGAATCTCTGCAAACAGTTGACAGCTTCAAGGCTTGAAATTCCTCATCCACAGGCTGGGACGATGATGCCAGCGCATGGTTTTAGTAGACTTAGGGCTACCCAGATCTGCAGTGTTAACCCTTAGTGTAGGCGATGCTCAGTTCCAGCAAGGGTTTAAGAATGGTCttcacaagccgggcggtggtggcgcacgcctttaatcccagcactcgggaggcagaggcaggcggatctctgagttcaaggccagcctggtctacaagagctagttccaggacaggctctagaaactacagggaaaccctgtctcaaaaaaccaaaaaaaaagaatcttcactCATTCTAGAAACAAGGCAATCAAACTACCACTGACTTGAAAGTTCTTTCAGGACCACTCACCTCTGCTTTCTCTGGGAGGCAGTCAAGctatcctcttttctttttcctttgctaatctcctgggtttttttcatatttttctggcGGGCAAGTTCTCTTTGATTTCCACCTACAATGATTAAAAAAGTCATGTTCTTTTCCCATCCTCAAAATTATCAGTAACTAAATTAAAGGGTCTTTATTTATGAgcctttaagttttatttattttttattactaagaAAGCATAATATCACATAGTTATTCTGAGATCGACAAGGAGGAAGCTGAAGTGGAAACACTCAAGAACTAAAGTATATTACCGTACCAATATAGGTGTCCACTAgcagcttttaatcccagcacgtgggaggcaaaggcaagtgaatctctgagttcaaggccagcctgatccacagagtgagtttcaggacggccagggctatacagagaaaccttgtctagaaacccccacccccaaataataataaacaacttttaaaaataaaaataaccattcCAGTGGTTGTGTACCCACGCCAGACACAAAATAAGTTCTGCCTTTGTTGGGTATGTGTGAAGAGAGATGGTCAGGTGTCCCGTGTTGTTCGCCCCAAATCGGTTCAGCCCTTTGCAGTTCGCCTGTCACCGCTAGCAGAGGCTGAGCTCAAGGACCAAACAAAAGAGCTGGGGGGCACCCGGGCTCCCCTGCAGCCTTTTCGACCTCAGGAGCCCCTACAGCTCGGGAACCTGGTCCCGCCGGCGCTCGCGCACGCTTTCGGTGGGTGCGGTCCCCACGCACACCGACACCAGGGGGGCGGGCACCTGTCCTGCCTGCGCGTGTAAGTGTGCGtgtaagtgtgcgtgtgtgtaagtgtgcgtgtgtgtcccgccccttcccccccccctccgctgGGGCCGATCGCTCCCCCCAACCCCCGTGTCCCTCAAACGGTCCGCACACTCACGGGCCATGCCGACCACCGGCCGGAGCCTGGAAGACAGCGACTCGGAGAAACAGCGGCCGCTGGCACGCTCGGCTGCCTTCGCAGCCCGGCGCTGAGGAAGCTGAGCCCCGCGCGGGCCCTCGGAGCCGCCACGCTCTGTCAGCCAGCCGCCCCGCCCACCGACCCACAACAGCCGCGGCGTGGCCGGAGAGCCACTGCGCGTGCGCGCCCGGGACCGCTCGCTCCCCCGCGACCACGCCCCGTCGGTCCCCACGCGCGCGGGGATGGTGGTGGGGGTACTGAGGTCGGAGAGCGAGCCCCGTATCAGAGACGAGTCCTCATGCCAAGCCACGCGAGTTTTGATAAGCCGAAAACATTATGCGCCCAATTTTCCCACAAAGAACTCCAGCTTTTCTTTGTCcgccccctttctcctcccttccccccacctccctcctcccccccccccccccccccccggcgaAAAGATGCTGAACCCTCATTTTCTAGTGGCCAACCTGAAGGGAGGCTTTATCATCCTCACCGAGCAGAAACGACCTGacaaggaggacagaagagacGGATCTATCTCACGAGGGCTCCAAAGCCTGTAGAGTCGCTTTTATCCCGGTGCCCTCGTTCCGATGGAAAGAACTTTAGGAGTTTTAAGCCCAGGCTTTCTGGTTGGGTGGGATCCAAAATACTTGAGAACAACTTTACAAGCTAGGTAAGAGCTGAAGAGAGTGAATGAAAACAcacagggctgggggtgtggcttgcCTAGCGTGAGTGGTGGTCTGCATTCCATCCCCTAGGTTCCATTCCTCGAGCAGAAACTTAGTTTCTTACCTGTCCATTTTTACAAGCTGAGCCGGTCTGGACGCTTGACGTTTGCCTGGGCATTTAAAGGGGTTGTACTGTGGAATGAATAGTTTAAATGTATGCAAAAGTATAGATGATGCTATGGTCTCCGCAACACACATATCACTTAACTTTTACAATTCTTAGCGCATAGTCAAACAGTTTAGAGAAAATGGAACAAAGTGCCAAGAGATGGAATGAGTGAATTGAAAGCGCAGCcatagaagaagaggaggaggaggaaggaagggaggaaggaaagaaagaaggaaggaaggaaaaggaaaaaacagcCCAATTTTGCCAGTTAGTCTTGTCAGCTAGGGTCCATTATTTCATTGTCTATGTCTCCTTTACCTATAAACTGGAGAGGCAGTTTTCCTTTCTTCGCTATGGATTAATATGAATCTGGTAAAGTGACAATGATGTTGTGAAGGGAcaccagaacccatgttaaaatgACCTCAGCTCTgggtggggggtgagggagaTGTCAGGTGAGTCCCTGGGCTTCGGTGGCCAGCCATCCTAGCCTAgtaggtgagttccaggccagtgagagattctgAAGATGGCACctaaggttgtcctttgacctccatgttcactgtgcacacatgtagacacatgtgcatacatgtgcaaagaaagaaatacttgGTCAAGTGCAGTATGCAGTCGCTGTGGTGATTTGGAAGAAAATGtccctagggagtggcactatcgggaggtgtgaccttgttggagtaagtgtggttttgttggaggaagcctgtcaccatgaggttgggctttgaggtctcctgtgctcaagctatgcccagcgttgcagttcacttcctgttgccttcaaatcaagatgtagaattctcagccccttctccagcaccatgtctgcctgcacactgccatttctcaccatgatgatgtactaaacctctgaactgtaaggcacccaattgaatgttttcctttctaagagttgccgtggtcatggtgtcccttaaCAAcagacaccctaactaagacagtagtgCTCGGTATGTTACCTAGTATGTATTGTTCTTTTAACCTCAGAGAACATTGtacacttctttcccttctcacatCATACACTATCTTGCTCAGAACCGCTCAGATCACGTGTGTGCTTCTACTCAGTACTGAGTACTGAGTACCCAAGGAGGAGAAAAGGCTCTCTGGCCCAGTTGTATATAGAGACGAGATGATCAGGAATAGAGTTCAGTGGCAGACATTTGTTTAAAGtatgcaaagccctggatttgaatCCCCACACACAATATTCATAGTCAACAGTCAacgttgttacacagagaaaccctgtcttgaaaaaccacatacgtacaatatatacatatgtatatatagtttgtttggggttttaagTGTATTTGCTCTTGTCCACACATAAGAATCTCATACAGCCACCTCCCGAGCTTCAGGCTAGCCCAGCCTGGCTCAggaaccatatatatatatatatatatatatatatatatatatatatatggattctTTGAATGAATATGTGCCTGAAGTTATATTTTTTGAGTTGTGAGGTTACAAGATATTCCCTATACACGCAGAATACATTGAGTTTCTTTCAGAGGGCTGAGAGCATGTATGTCTTTAGTTTCAGCactgcagaagcagagacaggcaggtctcagTCCTGATAAAtttgagttcgagggcagcctgctctacatTCCAAGCATAGTTCTAGGgtagctaaggctacacagtgagacctcagCTCTGTTTCAGAGAGAAATACAGGGAGAACATTAGAGAAAACTagaacattatttattttgtgtgcacgagagagagagagagagagagagagagagagagagagagagagagccctcagaagccaaaagaggatgTTGGCTCCTTTGGAGCTGGACTTACATTTGTGAACTACCTGATATGCATGCTGGGGtgcagaaccatctctcctgtctccgaatcatagaattttaaaattactggTGACACTAACAACTTACTTCACAACTTGTGTACCGTCTTGTGATATATTTAATAGTAAAAATTAACTTgtgtgggggagctggagagatgactcagcagtaaagagcaatTGTTaggacccacagggtggctcacaatgaTCCATACTTCAGTACCAGGGAATCTCTTCTCACCTCccaaggcaccaggcacacatgtatacatgcaagtGAACTCactcatacatagaaaataaaaataaacacatctgttagaaccagaaagaaaaaagatcattataaagtaattttttgttttatgcccTTGCTAGTAGGGAATTAAGTCTAAATTATTTTGGTTTCCTCATCTACAAACTTGTAACAACATCTCAGTTTCTTGGGTGGAACACAGGATTTATGGAAGGATCTTGTGAAAGAACTTGCTGTGGAAATCTGTTCAGCAGAAACCACATGGTAACCTCGGCATAGTATTCTttcacatgcatttatttattcatgaaatCTTAATGTGTAaccttagctggcctggaactggctattCTCAAACTCATGCACTTCCCCTTTatctgcctcttgagtgatgggattacatgTATGCACCATCACTCCtagcattttgaaaatacttgaaccatctttatgtattttagtaCTGCTGCCTGATCCCAAGATCAGGACTGAACTGCACTCCCAGCCTTCAGGTTTCCCATCCTTCtgcgatctctctctctctctctctctctctctctctctctctctctctctctctctctgtgtgtgtgtgtgtgtgtgtgtgtgtgcgagagagagagagagagagagagagcgagagagagagagagagagggtttcatgtagctcaggttgtctCAGAACTTAATgtacagctgaggatgaccttgaacttacgatcctcctacctctgtttctcaagtatTGGGGTCAAGGCATTTTCAACCACACCCTGATAGGATGTTCTCACAATATCTTCCTTTAAAGAGATTTATGCTTTTCTGTGTCATGGGTTTGCGTCTCAGAGACAATCAGTATTGTCATTCTTCAGTTCTACAGAGTAAATCTCGGGGCTGCCTATTTTTCCCTCCCATCATAAAGGCCTTACTGCCAGTATGCCAGGACTCTTATTGTATTACCCTTGAAgtctcttttattatatttaatttaaaaagattatttattagaTATACAGTATTCTACcagcatgtatgcttgcatgctagaagaggcaccagatctcattatggatggttgtgagacgcgacgtggttgctgggaaattgaacttaggacctctggaagagcaggcagtgctcttaatctctgagccatctctccagcctacatttaatattcttaaatatcttgttcatttgttttgtatttttctcctctgtaatacagaatgttttatttattgttctgttACTATCTCTGGAAGCAGATTAAGAATACTGACATTAATGTGTAAAGTTAGAGGATAATAATTTTTGATAGGCACTATGTTCACATTAAAGTGTACAAAAGCAGGTTTAGTGAATGTCTTCCTATGAAGTGTTTCATAGCTTCTCTTTCAATAGGTAACCATTTGCCATTTCTTCACACAAGAattgttttacttatttaaaatttctcagTAGAGGCagggagttagagagatggctcagttgttaagatcATTTTCTGCTGTTCCACTGGGCactttttggttcccagcagaTACATCAGGAGTCTGAGAAACATCTGTAACTCTCTGACTCCCCTGGGcacccacacacaacacaaaccCTCCATactcataattttcttttctttctagcaGGGCATGGgtaacacatgcatgcctgtaatctcagcactcagcatgtggaggcaggaggaccaagaactgaaggccagtcttggctataaGGGACCTTTCCttggggctcgagagatggctcagtgcttaagagcactgactgttcttccagaggtcctgagttcaattcacagaaaCCATTTGGTAGCCCACTACCATCTATAaagagagctggtgccctcttctggggtatAGGTacgcatgcaggcagaataaataaataattctttctttctttctttctttttttttttaaagagagaccctgtctcaaaaaccaaaaccagcgtCTATGCTCCGGGTATGAACTGGTGGTAAGGCACTGCTCTCAaactgtttattgtttttttgagataag
This genomic interval carries:
- the Serf1a gene encoding small EDRK-rich factor 1 translates to MARGNQRELARQKNMKKTQEISKGKRKEDSLTASQRKQRDSEIMQQKQKIANEKKSMQTREK